One genomic window of Ottowia oryzae includes the following:
- a CDS encoding NAD-dependent epimerase: MSTILVTGCAGFIGMHCTERLLARGDTVVGVDNLNAYYDPALKHARLARVANHPRFRFEKLDVADRTALHMLFDQVRPTRVLHLAAQAGVRYSIDQPDDYTDANLLGFGNVLQGCRKAKVQHLVFASSSSVYGGNAKLPYSERDAVDHPVSYYAATKKANEVMAHSYAHLYGMPTTGLRFFTVYGPWGRPDMALFKFTRAMLAGEAIDVYGNGQLVRDFTYIDDIVEGVLRVLDKPATPDPTYDPLAPNPGTSSAPYRIFNIGNSAPTVLMDYIAAIEAALGTTALKNMLPIQSGDMHSTAADTSALAAWVGFSPSTPVSEGVARFVHWYREFYQA, translated from the coding sequence ATGAGCACCATCCTCGTCACCGGCTGCGCCGGCTTCATCGGCATGCACTGCACCGAACGCCTGCTGGCGCGCGGCGACACGGTGGTGGGCGTCGACAACCTGAACGCGTACTACGACCCAGCGCTCAAGCACGCGCGGCTGGCGCGGGTGGCAAACCACCCTCGTTTTCGCTTTGAAAAGCTCGACGTGGCCGACCGCACCGCGCTGCACATGCTGTTCGATCAGGTGCGGCCCACTCGCGTACTGCATCTGGCCGCGCAGGCGGGCGTGCGCTACTCCATCGACCAGCCCGACGACTACACCGACGCCAACCTGCTGGGCTTCGGCAACGTGCTGCAGGGCTGCCGCAAGGCGAAAGTGCAGCACCTGGTTTTCGCCAGCAGCTCCAGCGTGTACGGCGGCAACGCCAAGCTGCCCTACAGCGAACGCGACGCGGTGGACCACCCCGTGAGCTACTACGCCGCCACCAAGAAAGCCAACGAGGTGATGGCGCACAGCTACGCCCACCTGTACGGCATGCCCACCACCGGCCTGCGCTTCTTCACCGTGTACGGGCCCTGGGGCCGGCCCGACATGGCGCTGTTCAAGTTCACCCGCGCCATGCTGGCGGGCGAGGCGATCGACGTGTATGGCAATGGCCAGCTGGTGCGCGACTTCACCTACATCGACGACATCGTGGAAGGCGTGCTGCGCGTGCTGGACAAGCCCGCCACACCCGACCCGACCTACGACCCGCTGGCGCCCAACCCCGGCACCAGCAGCGCGCCCTACCGCATCTTCAACATTGGTAACAGCGCGCCCACGGTGCTGATGGACTACATCGCTGCCATCGAGGCGGCGCTGGGCACCACGGCCCTCAAGAACATGCTGCCCATTCAGTCGGGCGACATGCACAGCACCGCCGCCGACACCTCGGCCCTGGCCGCCTGGGTGGGTTTTTCGCCCAGCACGCCGGTTAGCGAAGGCGTGGCGCGCTTCGTCCATTGGTACCGCGAGTTCTATCAAGCATGA
- a CDS encoding ArnT family glycosyltransferase yields the protein MNSANALPAPSLRSPVAHPLVWLLALCLAHVVARVAVSPALKWDEAEQILWTQHLAWGYGAQPPLYTWLQWGMNQVFGPSVLSLSLLKHGLLALTYALMYLAGRELLGPRGAWWASASMLLLPALGWYSVRDQTHTILVTAMTGGAWWLLFRIVRRPRPQDFAWLGLVCACGVLAKYSYVMVIGAMLLAALSVAESRRALLSRGWWLAPLVGALVVAPHALWLLHHLHEATAGTLSKMQIQPERGLVKGLIALVDGLAGMFALFALVALWAFRRSWWKKPAAPAVPWAQRVLWRYLALTLLALLGMVVVAGVTSFKGRWLLPLLCVVPLAAFAARPELQQHPRAGRYTGAIVAIALVLLLAAGVRPWFSGARGDTDELNHDARALAGQLMDKGYDRRSPIIAADHMLGGMLRTRFPQAEVYACNADEQDVARCVARLTARAQAGGEGWLLISRADRLEPHWWSTVLAAIGPQNQQVIELPFHMVRAGTPPAHYDYVWHPAARQP from the coding sequence ATGAATTCAGCCAACGCGCTGCCCGCGCCTTCGCTTCGCTCCCCCGTGGCCCATCCGTTGGTGTGGTTGCTGGCCCTGTGCCTGGCGCACGTCGTGGCGCGCGTGGCCGTTTCGCCCGCCCTGAAGTGGGACGAGGCCGAGCAGATCCTGTGGACCCAACACCTGGCCTGGGGCTACGGCGCGCAGCCGCCGCTGTACACCTGGCTGCAGTGGGGCATGAACCAGGTTTTTGGCCCCAGCGTGCTGTCGCTGTCGCTGCTCAAGCACGGGCTGCTGGCGCTGACCTATGCGCTGATGTACTTGGCCGGGCGCGAGCTGCTGGGCCCGCGCGGCGCGTGGTGGGCGTCGGCCAGCATGCTGCTGCTGCCCGCGCTGGGCTGGTATTCGGTGCGCGACCAGACGCACACCATCCTGGTCACCGCCATGACGGGCGGCGCGTGGTGGCTGCTGTTTCGCATCGTGCGGCGCCCCCGCCCGCAGGATTTCGCCTGGCTGGGCCTGGTCTGCGCCTGCGGCGTGCTGGCCAAATACAGCTATGTGATGGTGATCGGCGCGATGCTGCTGGCCGCGCTGTCGGTGGCCGAATCGCGCCGCGCCTTGCTGTCGCGCGGCTGGTGGCTGGCGCCGCTGGTGGGCGCGCTGGTGGTGGCGCCGCATGCGCTGTGGCTGCTTCACCACCTGCACGAAGCCACCGCCGGCACGCTGAGCAAGATGCAGATTCAGCCCGAGCGCGGGCTGGTCAAAGGCCTGATCGCGCTGGTGGACGGGCTGGCGGGCATGTTCGCGTTGTTTGCACTGGTGGCGCTGTGGGCGTTTCGCCGGTCCTGGTGGAAAAAACCCGCGGCGCCCGCCGTACCCTGGGCGCAGCGCGTGCTGTGGCGCTACCTGGCGCTGACGCTGCTGGCCCTGCTGGGCATGGTGGTGGTGGCCGGGGTGACCAGCTTCAAGGGCCGCTGGCTGCTGCCCCTGCTGTGCGTGGTGCCTCTGGCGGCGTTTGCGGCGCGGCCCGAGCTGCAGCAGCACCCGCGCGCCGGGCGCTACACCGGCGCCATTGTGGCAATCGCCCTGGTACTGCTGCTGGCCGCCGGCGTGCGGCCTTGGTTCAGCGGCGCGCGCGGCGACACGGACGAGCTGAACCACGATGCGCGCGCCCTGGCTGGCCAGCTGATGGACAAGGGCTACGACCGCCGCAGCCCCATCATCGCGGCCGACCACATGCTGGGCGGCATGCTGCGCACGCGGTTTCCGCAGGCCGAGGTGTACGCCTGCAACGCCGACGAGCAGGACGTGGCGCGCTGCGTGGCCAGGCTCACCGCCCGCGCGCAGGCCGGCGGCGAGGGCTGGCTGCTGATCTCCCGCGCCGACCGGCTGGAGCCGCACTGGTGGAGCACCGTGTTGGCCGCCATCGGCCCCCAGAACCAGCAGGTGATCGAGCTGCCCTTCCACATGGTGCGCGCCGGCACCCCGCCCGCGCACTATGACTATGTGTGGCACCCCGCCGCCCGCCAACCATGA
- a CDS encoding glycosyltransferase family 2 protein — translation MNADRTPAPDVSIVVPIYNEVDNLPELVRRIGAAMHGQPFSFELLAVDDGSTDGSRAKLRELAAATPWLRPVFLARNYGQSSALQAGFDRVRGRYVVTLDADLQNEPDDIPLLLNRLETDPDVDMVSGWRKDRQDAELSRKLPSRIANRLISSATGVHLHDYGCALKAYRRPIIDRIRLYGELHRFIPSLAKDAGARITEVPVRHHARTAGVSKYGIDRTFRVILDLILIVFFMRYRQRPLHAFGGLGLWLMTPGGLILMWLLLVKLTGHDIGGRPLLLVGVMLVLMGVQLVVAGLIGEMLTRVYYESSGTPQFHSQEYAAEDFEPNRPPAQHPPAPAATEIIV, via the coding sequence ATGAACGCTGACCGCACCCCGGCGCCCGATGTCTCCATCGTGGTGCCCATCTACAACGAAGTCGACAACCTGCCCGAGCTGGTGCGGCGCATTGGTGCGGCCATGCACGGGCAGCCGTTTAGCTTCGAGCTGCTGGCCGTGGACGATGGCTCCACCGACGGCAGCCGCGCCAAGCTGCGCGAGCTGGCCGCCGCCACGCCCTGGCTGCGCCCGGTGTTCCTGGCGCGCAACTATGGCCAGTCCAGCGCGCTGCAGGCCGGGTTTGACCGCGTGCGCGGCCGCTACGTCGTCACGCTGGACGCCGACCTGCAAAACGAGCCCGACGACATCCCGCTGCTGCTCAACCGGCTAGAGACCGACCCCGACGTGGACATGGTCAGCGGTTGGCGCAAAGACCGGCAAGACGCCGAACTGTCGCGCAAGCTGCCCTCGCGCATCGCCAACCGGCTGATCTCCAGCGCCACCGGCGTGCACCTGCACGACTACGGCTGCGCGTTGAAAGCCTACCGCCGCCCCATCATCGACCGCATCCGCCTGTATGGCGAGCTGCACCGTTTCATCCCCTCGCTGGCCAAGGATGCGGGCGCGCGCATCACCGAAGTGCCGGTGCGCCACCACGCGCGCACGGCGGGCGTGTCGAAGTACGGCATCGACCGCACCTTCCGCGTCATTCTTGACCTGATCCTGATCGTCTTCTTCATGCGCTACCGCCAGCGCCCGCTGCACGCCTTTGGCGGCCTGGGCCTGTGGCTGATGACGCCCGGCGGGCTGATTTTGATGTGGCTCTTGCTGGTCAAGCTGACGGGGCACGACATCGGCGGGCGCCCGCTGCTGCTGGTGGGCGTCATGCTGGTGCTGATGGGCGTGCAGCTGGTCGTGGCCGGCCTGATCGGCGAAATGCTGACCCGCGTGTACTACGAATCCAGCGGCACGCCGCAGTTTCATTCGCAGGAATACGCGGCTGAAGATTTTGAGCCAAATCGGCCTCCAGCGCAGCACCCACCAGCGCCGGCAGCTACTGAAATCATAGTGTGA
- a CDS encoding lysylphosphatidylglycerol synthase transmembrane domain-containing protein produces MKRARKALWRGLLGLALLGAVLWLADPARVLGQLRQAQPGWLLAGLAAAIASNIVSALRWRALARWLGADMGVRDASRWYFQAIGLNALLPGAVLGGDLYRAVVLKRAGQDTLASSWSVVLDRVSGLWMLCAIGGLGAAACAPQLAPVLRLPTGAFVALMLAGTTAWLLLPLALPWLLRAGRGEPSAGGAGWLHRVAAVLAPLRGAVERPDFLAQLLQQATASAAVQVLSAAALAAGGLALGVHIGWAAWAFAIAPIFLMAALPASVGGWGTREAAAVAALAPFGVPAAAAVGVGVIYGLYQLVQGALGALAFGLPGRKP; encoded by the coding sequence GTGAAGCGCGCCCGCAAGGCCTTGTGGCGCGGCCTGCTCGGGCTGGCGCTGCTGGGCGCCGTGCTGTGGCTGGCCGACCCGGCGCGCGTGCTCGGCCAGCTGCGCCAGGCGCAGCCCGGCTGGCTGCTGGCCGGGCTGGCAGCGGCCATCGCATCCAACATCGTCTCGGCCCTGCGCTGGCGCGCGCTGGCGCGCTGGCTGGGCGCCGACATGGGGGTGCGCGACGCCAGCCGCTGGTACTTTCAAGCCATTGGCCTGAACGCCCTGCTGCCCGGCGCCGTGCTGGGCGGCGACTTGTACCGCGCCGTCGTGCTCAAGCGAGCGGGGCAAGACACGCTGGCCTCCAGCTGGTCGGTGGTGCTCGACCGTGTCAGCGGCCTGTGGATGCTGTGCGCCATCGGTGGCCTGGGCGCCGCCGCCTGCGCGCCGCAACTGGCGCCGGTGCTGCGCCTGCCCACGGGTGCCTTCGTTGCGCTGATGCTGGCAGGCACGACGGCTTGGTTGCTGCTGCCGCTGGCGCTGCCCTGGTTGTTGCGGGCCGGGCGGGGCGAACCTTCCGCTGGCGGCGCGGGCTGGCTGCATCGCGTTGCCGCCGTGCTGGCACCGCTGCGCGGCGCCGTGGAGCGCCCGGACTTCCTCGCCCAGCTGCTGCAACAAGCCACCGCCTCGGCCGCCGTGCAGGTGCTGTCTGCTGCGGCGCTGGCTGCGGGCGGGCTGGCGCTGGGCGTGCACATCGGCTGGGCGGCCTGGGCCTTCGCCATCGCCCCCATCTTTCTGATGGCGGCGCTGCCCGCCAGCGTGGGCGGCTGGGGCACACGCGAAGCCGCCGCCGTGGCGGCCCTGGCGCCGTTTGGCGTGCCTGCGGCTGCAGCGGTGGGCGTGGGGGTGATCTACGGGCTGTACCAGCTGGTGCAGGGCGCACTGGGGGCGCTGGCGTTTGGGTTGCCGGGGCGAAAGCCGTAG
- a CDS encoding DUF1090 domain-containing protein, which translates to MLKKITRCLIVAPLALGVTCALAAGQPGPACAAKQAEIESNIAAAQARGNAREVAGLQKALEANQRHCTDEGLAQEHAQRVEKAQKKVAEREAELAKAQSTNKQKKIDKAQQKLDRARADLDQARQRPLGG; encoded by the coding sequence ATGTTGAAAAAAATCACCCGTTGCTTGATCGTTGCGCCGCTGGCGCTGGGCGTGACTTGCGCGTTGGCCGCTGGCCAGCCGGGCCCCGCGTGCGCGGCCAAGCAGGCCGAGATCGAATCGAACATCGCCGCGGCCCAGGCGCGCGGCAACGCGCGCGAAGTGGCTGGCCTGCAAAAGGCGCTAGAGGCCAACCAGCGCCATTGCACCGACGAAGGGCTGGCGCAGGAACACGCCCAGCGCGTGGAAAAGGCGCAAAAGAAAGTGGCAGAGCGCGAAGCCGAACTGGCCAAGGCCCAGTCCACGAACAAGCAGAAAAAGATCGACAAGGCGCAACAGAAGCTGGACCGCGCCCGCGCCGACCTGGACCAAGCCCGGCAGCGCCCCTTGGGCGGCTGA